A stretch of the Filimonas lacunae genome encodes the following:
- a CDS encoding ABC transporter substrate-binding protein, with translation MPIRIGLLVPYSSIYPELSGALVSGVYAALPQAIIKSGFFEFIPEYVKQGSQKEVEEAVKKLLFFNQADIIAGLVSYKTAKALVPLLETANRIGFFTDMGECIPSQELQSSHVFFNSFQFWQSEYALGYWAHKQFGDKGVVAMSVYDAGYHLHSAFRQGAVMAGATVMDYEILHGGDLSRSMVQQHIHVFVEKMRANPPAYIHVIVCGKEAIEFLKAYKESGLSEHIPLLISTHMAADEMLQQVADLQLECYAAPMYNYESEERNNTEFKKAYIHLTGRKPDVFALLGYEMGLVLTALFPELQKRDWAKVQQLLQSQVVYSPRGERNFYLNSAYKTPLIDIEKIKLGAGAVAKLVIAQGRSLEYNHDVFKQIHDENVSGWQNPYLCV, from the coding sequence ATGCCTATACGCATCGGTTTGCTTGTTCCATATTCTTCCATCTACCCGGAATTGTCCGGAGCCCTGGTAAGTGGCGTTTATGCTGCATTGCCGCAAGCTATTATTAAAAGCGGCTTTTTCGAGTTTATCCCCGAATATGTAAAACAAGGAAGCCAGAAAGAGGTGGAAGAGGCTGTTAAGAAGTTATTGTTTTTTAACCAGGCCGACATTATTGCCGGCCTGGTTAGTTATAAAACTGCAAAGGCGCTGGTGCCTTTACTGGAAACTGCTAACCGTATAGGTTTTTTTACAGATATGGGCGAGTGTATTCCCTCACAGGAGTTGCAGTCCAGTCACGTTTTCTTTAACAGTTTTCAATTCTGGCAATCGGAATATGCTTTAGGTTATTGGGCACATAAACAATTTGGCGACAAAGGTGTGGTGGCAATGTCGGTGTACGATGCGGGCTATCATTTACATAGCGCTTTTCGCCAGGGTGCTGTGATGGCCGGGGCCACAGTAATGGATTACGAAATATTGCATGGGGGAGATTTAAGCAGAAGCATGGTGCAACAGCACATACATGTATTTGTAGAAAAAATGCGTGCTAATCCACCCGCTTATATACATGTAATTGTATGTGGTAAAGAGGCCATTGAATTTTTAAAGGCTTACAAAGAGTCTGGATTAAGTGAACATATTCCGCTGCTCATCAGCACGCATATGGCGGCTGATGAAATGTTGCAGCAGGTGGCCGATTTGCAGTTGGAGTGCTATGCAGCTCCTATGTACAACTACGAATCGGAAGAACGAAATAATACAGAATTTAAAAAGGCTTACATCCACCTCACAGGAAGAAAGCCTGATGTATTTGCACTGCTGGGTTACGAAATGGGCCTGGTGCTTACGGCACTTTTTCCCGAGTTGCAAAAACGCGATTGGGCAAAAGTGCAACAGTTGTTACAAAGCCAGGTAGTGTATAGCCCCCGTGGCGAGCGGAATTTTTATCTGAACAGTGCTTATAAAACTCCTCTCATTGATATAGAAAAAATAAAACTGGGTGCAGGTGCAGTTGCCAAACTGGTGATAGCACAGGGGCGCTCATTAGAATATAATCACGATGTTTTTAAACAGATACACGACGAAAATGTAAGCGGCTGGCAAAACCCTTACCTGTGTGTATAA
- a CDS encoding phage tail protein translates to MEAFLSAILLWAANFAPRGWAFCQGQILSIAQNTALFSLLGTTYGGNGQTTFALPNFASRVPVGTGQGPGLSSYVLGQQSGVETVTLITTQIPQHTHIATVAAGSGASSATATLKGINGPGGSDLPGGNYPAQDTAAGATVYGSAGTPVNMNAGAVTVSNITVPLPTVTNSLTGGNQPHDNIQPYLAINYIIALEGIYPSRN, encoded by the coding sequence ATGGAAGCGTTCTTATCAGCAATTCTCTTATGGGCCGCAAATTTTGCCCCACGCGGCTGGGCATTTTGTCAGGGGCAGATCCTTTCTATTGCTCAAAACACTGCTTTATTTTCTTTGTTAGGCACTACTTATGGGGGGAACGGACAAACCACTTTTGCATTACCCAATTTTGCCAGCCGTGTTCCGGTAGGTACCGGTCAAGGCCCGGGGCTTAGCAGTTATGTACTGGGACAGCAATCAGGTGTGGAAACTGTTACTTTAATCACCACACAGATTCCGCAACATACACACATTGCAACAGTGGCAGCCGGTTCGGGAGCAAGCAGTGCTACTGCAACCTTAAAAGGTATTAACGGTCCTGGCGGTTCTGATTTGCCTGGTGGCAATTACCCTGCGCAGGATACTGCTGCGGGTGCTACTGTTTATGGCAGTGCAGGTACACCGGTAAACATGAATGCAGGTGCAGTTACTGTTTCCAATATCACTGTTCCGTTACCTACAGTAACCAACAGCCTGACAGGCGGGAATCAGCCACACGATAACATTCAGCCTTACCTGGCTATTAACTACATTATTGCTTTGGAAGGTATTTATCCATCCAGGAACTAA
- a CDS encoding BamA/TamA family outer membrane protein: protein MFVCLYYSGISQQKDSIISSAADSTQKVPKKHDNIFKKAGEFILNTVTRSAGNDSTQAILNVRVEDPYLPYKDKIIRSIYIKQLGFENPITDTSHRITYFGTRLLNNTHRKTRDWVIRNNLFIKAGDPISVLRMADNERYLRSLNFIQDARIIVKPIANDEDSVDVEVITKDLFSIQFELSDASTDRARGKIGDANAFGMGQLMQVRWLFEKQREPGSGFEFLYTKNNVCNTFVNASLSYSRINNNLRDGRQNETSWRVSFDRPLYSQYAHYTGALVLGTSESFNNYLQPDSVFYHYRYKVIDGWIGYNLRTGTTEYNRQLISFRYMNTPFAFQPAQIGNKYDERYNSKQAILGSYTFFKQNFYKTNYLYGFGTTEDVPYGYNVALTGGWYEQNTLGRAYAGVDANRYIVTLRGNIIQYFLRARGFMHEGDLQDAAILAGASYYSRLLMMRNTKVRQYFRFSATRQYNRLTFDPLRIDNPFGIRYFSSDSAIGNRRFSMHSETYFFLKYKLFGFKFAPFVFGDASYITPEKASLQKSDLYYFIGGGVRTRNENFVFGTIELRALYYPKVLPYTSQFKIMINTGLNFRFNSTYIKAPGIIQLNNDDNNSIF, encoded by the coding sequence TTGTTTGTTTGCCTGTACTATTCAGGTATAAGCCAGCAAAAAGACAGCATTATTTCCTCTGCCGCAGACAGCACACAGAAAGTGCCTAAAAAGCACGACAACATTTTTAAAAAAGCGGGCGAGTTTATCTTGAATACCGTAACCCGCAGCGCAGGCAACGATAGCACGCAGGCTATTTTAAACGTAAGAGTAGAAGACCCCTACCTGCCCTATAAGGATAAAATTATCCGGAGCATTTACATTAAACAGCTGGGTTTTGAAAACCCCATTACCGACACTTCGCACCGTATCACTTATTTTGGCACCCGCCTGCTTAACAACACCCACCGTAAAACACGGGATTGGGTAATACGAAATAACCTGTTTATAAAAGCGGGCGATCCTATCAGTGTTTTGAGAATGGCCGATAACGAACGCTATTTACGTTCGCTTAATTTTATACAGGATGCCAGGATTATAGTAAAACCTATTGCCAATGATGAGGATTCGGTAGATGTGGAAGTAATTACCAAAGACCTGTTCTCTATTCAATTTGAGCTAAGCGATGCCAGCACAGACAGGGCCAGGGGTAAAATTGGCGATGCTAATGCTTTTGGTATGGGACAATTGATGCAGGTGAGATGGTTATTTGAAAAACAGCGCGAGCCGGGATCGGGATTTGAATTTTTATATACCAAAAACAACGTGTGCAATACTTTTGTAAACGCCAGTTTAAGCTATTCCCGCATTAACAATAACCTGCGTGATGGCCGGCAAAATGAAACCAGTTGGCGCGTAAGCTTCGACCGGCCTTTATATTCACAATACGCACACTATACCGGGGCACTGGTACTGGGCACCAGCGAATCGTTCAACAACTACCTCCAACCAGACAGTGTGTTTTACCATTACCGGTATAAGGTAATTGATGGCTGGATTGGTTATAACCTGCGTACAGGTACTACAGAATATAACCGCCAGTTGATAAGCTTCCGGTATATGAACACACCTTTTGCTTTTCAGCCTGCGCAAATTGGCAACAAGTACGATGAAAGGTACAACAGCAAACAAGCCATATTAGGTTCATATACATTCTTTAAACAAAACTTTTATAAAACCAACTACCTCTACGGCTTTGGTACTACAGAGGATGTACCTTATGGCTACAATGTGGCTTTAACAGGTGGTTGGTATGAGCAAAACACACTGGGAAGGGCTTATGCCGGTGTGGATGCCAACCGTTATATTGTTACTCTGAGAGGCAATATTATCCAGTATTTTTTACGTGCCCGGGGCTTTATGCACGAGGGCGACCTGCAGGATGCCGCTATACTGGCTGGCGCCAGTTATTACAGCAGGCTGTTAATGATGCGTAATACAAAGGTGAGACAGTATTTTCGTTTTAGTGCCACGCGGCAGTATAACAGGCTAACATTTGATCCGCTACGCATTGACAATCCTTTTGGCATACGCTACTTTAGCTCAGACAGCGCTATAGGCAACCGTCGTTTCAGCATGCACAGCGAAACTTACTTCTTTCTGAAATACAAGTTATTCGGCTTTAAGTTTGCACCATTTGTATTTGGCGATGCCAGTTATATTACTCCGGAAAAAGCATCGCTTCAAAAGTCAGATCTGTATTATTTCATCGGAGGTGGTGTAAGAACCCGTAACGAGAACTTTGTATTTGGAACGATTGAGTTACGGGCATTGTATTATCCAAAGGTGCTACCCTATACCAGTCAGTTTAAAATTATGATCAACACCGGGCTCAACTTCCGCTTTAACAGCACTTATATTAAAGCACCAGGCATTATTCAATTGAATAACGACGACAATAACAGTATTTTTTAG
- a CDS encoding GH1 family beta-glucosidase, with protein sequence MSVIHKGGKLAASQFGDDFLWGVAMAAQQNEGAYNIDGRGLSIWDVFSRRQGKIKGGHKPYEGCDFYYRYKDDLLLARALGFTVFRFSISWPRILPDGTGKVNKEGIAFYNKVIDECLKLGLEPYVTLYHWDLPHALEKEGGWTSYRMTRWFTRYATICAEAFGDRVKNWIILNEPMGFTSLGYMLGKHAPGKTGMSNFLPAIHNAVMCQADGGRVIRDLVPHARIGTTFSCSEVIPYSDRTEDVMAAKRMDILLNRLFVEPALGRGYPKDDFKFLEKLEIHAKAWKYTERMRFNFDFIGLQNYFPIVIKYSPIIPVIQAMEVKAKTRKVPYTGMGWEINGESFYRLIKKFWLYGGVKEIIISENGAAFKDELVNGEVKDEARIAYFQEYLQAVLKAKQEGVNIKGYFAWTLMDNFEWAEGYKARFGLIYVDFATQLRTIKNSGYWFRDFLHKKSK encoded by the coding sequence ATGAGCGTAATCCACAAGGGGGGTAAACTGGCAGCCAGCCAGTTTGGTGATGATTTTTTGTGGGGAGTGGCTATGGCAGCCCAGCAAAATGAAGGAGCTTATAACATTGACGGTCGCGGGTTATCCATATGGGATGTGTTCTCGCGCCGTCAGGGCAAAATAAAGGGAGGTCACAAACCTTACGAAGGATGTGATTTTTACTACCGTTATAAAGATGATCTATTATTGGCCAGGGCATTGGGATTTACGGTGTTCCGTTTCTCCATATCCTGGCCACGTATTTTACCGGATGGCACTGGTAAGGTAAATAAAGAGGGCATTGCCTTTTACAATAAGGTAATTGATGAATGCCTGAAACTGGGACTGGAACCTTATGTTACCCTGTATCATTGGGATTTACCACATGCCCTGGAAAAGGAAGGGGGCTGGACCAGCTACCGCATGACCCGCTGGTTTACCCGTTACGCTACCATATGTGCCGAAGCCTTTGGCGACCGTGTAAAAAACTGGATTATACTCAATGAACCTATGGGCTTTACCTCGCTGGGATATATGCTGGGTAAACATGCTCCCGGTAAAACAGGCATGTCTAATTTTCTTCCCGCTATACATAACGCTGTTATGTGCCAGGCCGATGGTGGCAGGGTTATACGCGACCTGGTACCGCATGCCCGTATAGGCACCACTTTCTCCTGCTCGGAAGTAATCCCTTATAGTGACCGTACAGAAGATGTAATGGCTGCTAAAAGAATGGATATTCTGTTAAACCGTTTGTTTGTAGAGCCGGCATTGGGAAGAGGTTATCCCAAAGATGATTTTAAATTCCTGGAGAAACTGGAAATACACGCCAAAGCCTGGAAGTATACCGAGCGCATGCGTTTTAATTTTGACTTTATAGGTTTGCAAAACTACTTCCCTATAGTAATCAAGTATAGCCCTATCATACCTGTTATACAGGCTATGGAAGTAAAAGCCAAAACCCGTAAGGTGCCTTACACAGGTATGGGCTGGGAAATTAATGGCGAAAGCTTTTACCGGTTAATTAAAAAATTCTGGCTGTATGGCGGAGTAAAAGAAATCATTATCTCTGAAAACGGCGCTGCTTTCAAAGATGAGCTGGTAAATGGAGAAGTGAAAGATGAAGCGCGCATTGCTTATTTTCAGGAATACTTACAGGCTGTGCTAAAAGCCAAGCAGGAGGGAGTAAATATCAAAGGTTATTTTGCCTGGACCCTGATGGACAACTTTGAATGGGCGGAAGGCTATAAAGCACGTTTTGGATTGATCTATGTAGATTTTGCTACCCAACTGCGTACCATTAAAAATTCAGGCTACTGGTTTCGTGATTTTTTACATAAGAAGAGTAAGTAG
- a CDS encoding peroxiredoxin family protein: MKKVTVLVMAVLAFGQFAAAQNKLTTGKWRALLHRADGNDIVFNFQLAWQKSKPVLYILNAAEKLAVTDVQLQGDSMNFNMPFFESAFRTRIFSKDSISGVWVKATSSGKNIEMPFTASTRYTYRFQPQAGSTAGTVTGKWSVQFLDKEGKPDEPAIGVFTQKGKAVTGSILTPTGDYRFLEGRMNGNTLLLSTFDGSHAFVIRAELKEGKLTDGMFYAGLTSKQGWTAVRNDTATLPDLAAMYVKKGEEGYPDFRFKDMEGKEVSIKDDRFKNKVVIIQLMGSWCPNCMDETAFLSEYYRKNQARGVEIVALAYEYTTDFNRSQQSLRKFQQRFNVTYPILITGVSVTDTLRTEKTLPQFTRIKSFPTSIILDRTGKVRKIDNGFVGPGTGAYFTTYKNEFEKLMNELLAEGAVTKP, translated from the coding sequence ATGAAGAAAGTAACCGTATTGGTAATGGCAGTGCTGGCCTTTGGACAGTTTGCAGCGGCGCAAAATAAGTTGACTACCGGAAAATGGCGTGCTTTACTGCACCGGGCAGATGGTAACGATATTGTTTTCAATTTCCAGCTTGCCTGGCAAAAGAGCAAACCTGTACTATACATTCTGAATGCGGCTGAAAAGCTGGCGGTAACAGATGTGCAGTTGCAAGGTGATTCTATGAATTTTAATATGCCTTTCTTCGAATCGGCCTTTCGTACCCGTATCTTCTCTAAAGACAGCATAAGTGGTGTTTGGGTAAAAGCCACTTCATCCGGTAAAAACATTGAAATGCCATTTACGGCTTCTACCCGTTATACCTACCGTTTTCAGCCGCAGGCAGGTAGCACTGCAGGTACGGTAACCGGTAAGTGGTCTGTGCAGTTTTTAGATAAAGAAGGCAAACCCGATGAACCCGCTATTGGCGTGTTTACCCAAAAAGGAAAAGCGGTTACCGGTAGCATACTAACTCCTACAGGCGACTACCGTTTCCTGGAAGGGCGTATGAATGGTAACACCCTGCTGTTGTCTACTTTCGATGGCAGTCATGCTTTTGTAATCAGGGCTGAATTAAAAGAGGGGAAATTGACAGATGGCATGTTCTACGCTGGCTTAACCAGCAAACAGGGCTGGACAGCTGTGCGTAACGATACCGCTACTTTGCCCGATCTGGCTGCTATGTATGTGAAAAAAGGCGAAGAGGGATATCCCGATTTCCGTTTTAAAGACATGGAAGGCAAGGAAGTAAGCATCAAAGACGATCGTTTTAAAAACAAGGTGGTGATTATTCAGTTAATGGGATCCTGGTGTCCTAACTGTATGGATGAAACCGCTTTTCTGAGCGAATACTACCGCAAAAATCAGGCGCGTGGGGTAGAGATAGTAGCATTAGCGTATGAGTATACTACCGATTTCAACCGTTCACAGCAAAGCCTGCGTAAATTTCAGCAGCGTTTTAATGTAACTTATCCTATTCTTATTACCGGAGTATCGGTAACGGATACTTTACGCACCGAAAAAACCTTACCTCAATTTACCAGAATCAAATCATTTCCCACCTCTATTATACTGGACAGAACGGGTAAAGTAAGGAAGATTGACAACGGGTTTGTTGGTCCGGGCACCGGCGCTTATTTCACCACTTATAAGAATGAATTTGAAAAGCTGATGAATGAATTGCTGGCCGAAGGAGCGGTAACAAAACCTTAA
- a CDS encoding DUF6934 family protein, with the protein MAIAVKIDFDDVYEIDPESEEMTSATFSTILTDGTITPLWIEIQPPSDLLPKVYNLAFGPHDKKGELDDSAELTHQNYSKVFSTILLHAKAYLTLYPDHYLGIDGSNNARAFLYYRQMLRNFAYLDEHFNMGALKYYVRITRFGKTHYENPFDFTDILPEVVKITKDSPKRVDHMYNYFIFNNKDKN; encoded by the coding sequence ATGGCCATTGCTGTAAAAATTGACTTTGACGATGTATATGAGATAGATCCGGAATCCGAAGAGATGACCTCTGCAACCTTTTCTACTATTCTTACAGATGGAACAATTACACCACTTTGGATAGAAATTCAGCCACCAAGTGATTTATTGCCTAAAGTATACAATCTGGCCTTTGGCCCACATGATAAAAAAGGAGAGTTAGACGACAGCGCTGAACTAACACATCAAAACTATTCAAAAGTCTTTTCAACAATTTTGCTTCATGCCAAAGCATACCTAACCTTATATCCGGATCATTATTTAGGCATAGATGGTTCTAACAATGCAAGAGCTTTTCTCTATTACCGTCAAATGCTTCGAAATTTCGCCTACCTGGATGAACATTTTAACATGGGGGCTTTAAAATACTATGTCCGAATTACCCGTTTTGGAAAAACGCACTACGAAAATCCATTCGACTTCACAGATATACTCCCTGAAGTTGTAAAAATTACAAAAGACAGCCCTAAACGAGTTGATCATATGTATAACTATTTCATTTTTAACAACAAAGACAAGAATTAA
- the fsa gene encoding fructose-6-phosphate aldolase → MKFFIDTANLDQIKEANDLGILDGVTTNPSLMAKEGIKGTDAINNHYKAICQIVGQKDVSAEVLSVTFEEMVEEGKKLAALNPNIVVKVPMIKDGVKAIKWFTDNKIRTNCTLIFSAGQAILAAKAGATYVSPFLGRIDDSGWDGVQLIEQIAQIFAVQGFKTEILAASIRNANHIIRCAEAGADVCTCPLDSILALLKHPLTDIGLAKFLEDAKKM, encoded by the coding sequence ATGAAATTTTTTATCGACACGGCCAATCTCGACCAGATCAAAGAAGCCAACGACTTAGGAATTTTAGATGGTGTTACTACTAACCCTTCATTAATGGCAAAGGAAGGCATTAAAGGTACTGATGCTATTAATAATCATTATAAAGCCATTTGCCAGATTGTAGGTCAAAAGGATGTTAGTGCAGAAGTGCTGTCTGTGACTTTTGAAGAAATGGTAGAAGAAGGTAAAAAGCTGGCAGCTTTAAATCCGAACATCGTTGTAAAAGTTCCGATGATTAAAGATGGTGTAAAAGCTATCAAATGGTTTACTGATAACAAAATCAGAACCAACTGTACTTTAATATTCTCTGCTGGTCAGGCTATTCTGGCTGCTAAAGCAGGAGCTACATATGTTTCTCCATTCCTGGGTCGTATTGACGACAGCGGTTGGGATGGCGTTCAACTGATTGAGCAAATTGCACAAATCTTTGCTGTTCAGGGCTTCAAAACTGAAATCCTGGCTGCTTCTATCCGTAACGCTAACCACATCATTCGTTGCGCAGAAGCTGGTGCAGATGTTTGTACTTGTCCTTTAGATTCTATCCTGGCGCTGTTAAAGCATCCTTTAACTGATATTGGCCTGGCTAAGTTTCTGGAAGATGCTAAAAAAATGTAG
- a CDS encoding type IX secretion system plug protein produces MKQYCILAIGVLMTVTGMAQQRLPDQVYMDNIQAVSLFAAGDQTTYPAMTTGSIGALELHFDDLDAYVKNYSYTYQLCNANWTPVDLSPFDYLAGFTQNRLTQYRNSSIATTQYVHYQATLPERNCVPNKSGNYLLKVYLNGDTSQLAFTRRILVFDQVVPVSAQVLQPFDQTKIRSHQKIQFTLDKTALNILNPSQQLQVVVMQNYRWDNAIAGKQPMFMRGNLFEYNGERDFLFPAGKEYRWVDLGSYRFLSDRMDHANLKEQPFQVWLKPDGERTQGRYMTYADLNGFSEARSTDNINVWWQGDYATVNFVYVPLSRQPYPGKDVYLAGQFTNYQYNDQTRLTFNAEKGVYETTMFLKQGYYTYTYATTNTGESNHAEVALTDGNYWETENAYTILVYYRGFSDRYDRLVGYTTINSRTVKDSSIK; encoded by the coding sequence ATGAAGCAATATTGTATCCTGGCTATAGGTGTGTTGATGACGGTAACAGGTATGGCGCAGCAGCGCTTGCCCGATCAGGTGTATATGGATAATATACAGGCTGTAAGTTTGTTTGCTGCAGGCGATCAAACCACTTATCCTGCCATGACCACCGGATCGATAGGGGCGTTGGAGCTGCATTTTGACGATCTGGATGCTTATGTTAAAAACTACAGCTATACTTACCAGTTATGTAATGCTAATTGGACGCCGGTTGATTTAAGTCCGTTCGATTACCTCGCCGGCTTTACACAAAACCGGTTGACGCAATATCGTAATTCTTCTATAGCCACCACGCAATATGTACATTACCAGGCCACATTGCCCGAGCGTAACTGTGTGCCTAATAAAAGCGGTAACTATTTGTTGAAAGTGTATTTGAATGGCGATACCTCACAGCTGGCTTTTACCCGCCGCATACTGGTGTTTGACCAGGTGGTGCCTGTGAGCGCCCAGGTATTACAGCCTTTCGATCAAACTAAAATACGCTCACACCAGAAAATACAGTTTACGCTGGATAAAACGGCATTGAACATCTTAAACCCATCGCAGCAATTGCAGGTGGTGGTAATGCAAAACTATCGCTGGGATAATGCTATTGCCGGTAAGCAGCCCATGTTTATGCGTGGTAACCTGTTTGAATATAATGGTGAGCGCGACTTTCTGTTTCCTGCCGGAAAAGAATACCGTTGGGTGGATTTGGGAAGCTACCGTTTTTTAAGCGACAGAATGGATCATGCCAACCTGAAAGAGCAACCTTTTCAGGTATGGCTGAAACCGGATGGGGAGCGTACACAGGGTCGTTACATGACCTATGCCGATTTAAATGGTTTTTCGGAAGCCAGATCTACCGACAATATTAATGTATGGTGGCAGGGGGATTATGCTACCGTAAACTTTGTATACGTGCCGCTGAGCCGTCAACCCTATCCGGGTAAAGATGTGTACCTGGCCGGGCAGTTTACCAATTATCAATATAACGATCAAACGCGGTTAACCTTTAATGCAGAAAAGGGTGTGTATGAAACTACTATGTTTTTAAAACAAGGCTATTATACTTACACTTACGCTACCACCAACACCGGCGAAAGCAATCATGCCGAAGTTGCCTTAACTGATGGCAACTACTGGGAAACCGAAAATGCTTACACCATACTTGTATATTATCGTGGTTTCAGTGATCGTTATGATAGGTTAGTAGGCTATACTACCATCAACAGTCGTACTGTAAAAGATTCCTCTATAAAATAG
- a CDS encoding ABC transporter permease, whose product MNVPAFIAQRIAFNRQRSFSRFIIRLATAATALSVAAMIITVSFVNGFQNTISQKVFSFWGHIRVQEFEPSKALVAEETPLAQNQEVVRILQHTPGVKQVQAFATKSAVIDKNREIEGVMFKGVDEHYDFSNLDNFLTEGRWPRFTDSLYSKDIIVSQIVARQLNIQLNDSVNVYFISPETGKSNFRKLQVCGIYKTGIEEYDNLFAIGDIRLLRRINKWDNNEIGGYELFLNNYRDMDTLSIQLYDKLPDAWVSRTIREVYPNIFDWLNIIDVNQNVLFAIMGIIAIINLITCLLILVLERVRMVGILKALGNPDWGIQKIFLYHTAIISGRGIAIGLVAGLSICLFQQYTGFITLDESAYYVSVAPIHVVWWQVAAICLITLLVCIATLIIPTLLVKTIKPVKAIRFS is encoded by the coding sequence ATGAATGTACCGGCTTTTATAGCACAACGAATAGCATTTAACAGGCAACGCTCTTTTTCGAGATTTATTATACGCCTGGCAACTGCCGCCACTGCATTAAGTGTTGCGGCTATGATTATTACCGTTTCGTTTGTAAATGGTTTTCAAAACACCATCAGTCAAAAAGTATTCAGCTTCTGGGGCCATATCCGTGTGCAGGAGTTTGAGCCAAGCAAAGCACTGGTAGCAGAAGAAACGCCCCTGGCACAAAACCAGGAAGTGGTACGGATTCTGCAACATACGCCAGGTGTAAAGCAGGTACAGGCATTTGCCACCAAATCGGCCGTCATTGATAAAAACCGGGAAATAGAAGGCGTGATGTTTAAGGGCGTGGATGAACACTACGACTTTAGCAACCTGGATAACTTTTTAACCGAAGGGCGCTGGCCACGTTTTACCGATAGCTTATATAGCAAAGACATTATTGTATCACAGATTGTAGCACGCCAGCTGAATATACAGCTGAACGACTCCGTAAACGTATACTTCATATCTCCCGAAACAGGCAAAAGCAATTTTCGCAAGTTGCAGGTATGTGGTATTTATAAAACCGGCATTGAAGAATATGATAACCTGTTTGCTATTGGCGATATACGGTTATTGCGCCGCATTAATAAATGGGATAATAACGAGATAGGCGGCTATGAGTTGTTTTTGAACAACTACCGCGATATGGACACTCTTAGCATACAGCTGTACGATAAGCTGCCGGATGCCTGGGTAAGCCGCACCATCAGGGAAGTATATCCCAATATTTTCGACTGGCTGAATATTATTGATGTAAACCAGAATGTACTGTTTGCTATTATGGGTATAATAGCCATTATCAACCTCATCACCTGCCTGCTGATACTGGTGCTGGAACGGGTGCGTATGGTGGGTATTTTAAAGGCATTGGGCAACCCTGACTGGGGCATTCAGAAAATATTCCTCTACCATACCGCTATTATTTCGGGCAGGGGCATAGCCATAGGCCTGGTAGCCGGGTTAAGCATTTGCCTGTTTCAACAGTACACCGGCTTTATTACCCTGGACGAAAGCGCTTACTATGTTTCCGTAGCGCCTATTCATGTGGTATGGTGGCAGGTGGCTGCCATATGCCTTATTACCTTGCTGGTATGTATAGCCACCCTTATCATTCCCACACTGCTGGTAAAAACCATTAAGCCGGTAAAAGCTATCCGTTTTAGTTAA
- a CDS encoding TrmH family RNA methyltransferase: MVSKNEVKYIQSLYQKKNRMEAGLFVVEGPKLVEELLQSGFEVKTVYATADWCKAHPKVVTIEVTADDLAKLSHHQTPNQVLAVAVQQVQNGLPTLKDNVTLVLDGIQDPGNLGTIIRIADWFGIRQIVATDDTVELYNPKVIQSTMGSFLRVKVWYSDVAKLLSESTVPVYGALLNGTNVFQHPAVKEGLLVIGNESKGIRENIMPRITHAITIPRIGEAESLNAAVATGILLSHMIPQ; the protein is encoded by the coding sequence ATGGTTAGTAAAAACGAGGTCAAATATATCCAAAGTTTATACCAGAAAAAAAACAGGATGGAAGCGGGGCTTTTTGTGGTAGAAGGCCCCAAATTGGTAGAAGAACTGCTGCAATCCGGTTTTGAGGTAAAAACGGTGTACGCTACTGCTGATTGGTGCAAAGCGCACCCTAAGGTAGTAACTATTGAAGTAACTGCCGACGATCTGGCAAAATTAAGCCATCACCAAACGCCTAACCAGGTGCTGGCCGTGGCTGTGCAGCAGGTGCAAAACGGTTTGCCCACCCTGAAAGATAACGTAACCCTGGTACTGGATGGTATTCAGGACCCCGGTAACCTGGGCACTATTATACGTATTGCCGATTGGTTTGGCATCCGCCAGATTGTGGCTACGGACGATACTGTTGAGTTATACAATCCCAAAGTAATACAAAGCACTATGGGCAGCTTTCTAAGGGTGAAGGTTTGGTATAGCGATGTGGCAAAGCTGCTGTCAGAAAGTACAGTGCCTGTATATGGCGCTCTTTTAAACGGAACCAATGTGTTTCAGCATCCGGCTGTAAAAGAAGGCCTGCTGGTAATAGGGAATGAATCAAAAGGGATACGGGAAAACATTATGCCGCGTATTACGCATGCTATTACCATACCCAGGATAGGGGAGGCCGAATCGCTCAACGCAGCAGTAGCCACCGGCATTCTGTTATCACATATGATTCCGCAATAG